From a single Rodentibacter sp. JRC1 genomic region:
- the mrcB gene encoding penicillin-binding protein 1B: MTAENNEQEKNQKNKPNKRHACKMFLLKAGFTASVLAIFYGGYLDWQIRSKMDGQIWRLPAEVYSRIESVKISDNLAFDEVIQILLDNEYRQTTMVAAPGDFKLEEDTIVVLRRAFPFPDNPEPQRVLRLRFTDNKLSRIEDLVNLKTVDEFRLAPKLIAMLESDNEDRLAIPLQNYPRLLIDTLILTEDRRFYEHNGINPIGIMRALIANIRAGQTVQGGSTLTQQLVKNLFLSSERTITRKANEALMSLVLDWRYDKYRILETYLNEIYLGQNGDTQIHGFELASQFYFGRSIREISLDQIALLVGMVKGPSLYNPWRNPQNALERRNVVLKLMLDHKMIGGELYELLSKRPLGVQTKGQISRKYPAFIQTLQTDLRRQLGEHKMSGLLGARIFTTMDLKQQAQSENAVVNTVSKLQVQTKNPHLEGAMIVADYRTGEVRSIVGGLQTQYAGFNRALMAKRQIGSLVKPSIYLTALTNPEQFRLNTPINNQPITINVKGSPPWRPRNYDRKYSGSVMLMDALARSLNIPTVNIGMKVGLSNVIDTQKAMGWDNIEIPKVPAMLLGSYSISPYDVTKLYQTIANQGGRIELTTIDSITDRQGNQIYQHNKEAKQVVPQEAAFQTLFAMQKTVERGTARSLQHDYADLHLAGKTGTTNDARDTWFVGIDGKNVSTIWLGRDDNGETKLTGASGALQIYKDYLNRVYIEKLKLQKPTDIKWIGINTYGGWDCSSYRTIPVWSNKGQNFCSSPSGSTSSITTTAPSSTEAPQGSLWDVLDKAPITEAKPE, from the coding sequence ATGACCGCCGAAAATAACGAACAAGAAAAAAATCAAAAAAATAAGCCGAATAAACGACACGCCTGCAAAATGTTTTTGCTCAAAGCCGGCTTTACGGCAAGCGTGTTGGCGATATTTTACGGCGGCTATTTAGATTGGCAAATTCGTTCTAAAATGGATGGGCAAATTTGGCGTTTGCCGGCAGAAGTTTACAGCCGAATCGAAAGTGTCAAAATTTCCGATAATCTGGCTTTTGATGAAGTCATTCAAATCTTGCTTGATAACGAATATCGTCAAACCACAATGGTCGCAGCGCCGGGTGATTTCAAGTTGGAAGAAGATACTATTGTCGTATTGCGCCGTGCTTTCCCTTTCCCCGATAACCCCGAACCTCAGCGCGTCTTACGCTTGCGTTTCACGGATAATAAATTAAGCCGAATTGAAGATTTGGTTAACCTAAAAACCGTTGATGAATTTCGTTTAGCGCCAAAGCTCATTGCGATGTTGGAATCAGATAACGAAGATCGTCTTGCCATTCCTTTACAAAATTACCCCCGCCTACTGATCGATACGCTTATTTTAACGGAAGACCGCCGTTTTTATGAACACAACGGCATCAATCCTATTGGAATTATGCGCGCTTTAATCGCCAATATTCGAGCAGGGCAAACAGTGCAAGGCGGAAGTACATTAACCCAGCAATTAGTAAAAAATCTTTTTTTATCCAGCGAGCGAACCATTACCCGTAAAGCCAATGAAGCCTTAATGTCGCTTGTACTGGATTGGCGTTATGATAAATATCGTATTCTTGAAACCTATCTCAATGAAATTTATCTCGGACAAAACGGCGATACGCAAATTCATGGATTTGAGTTGGCTAGCCAATTCTATTTCGGTCGCTCCATTCGAGAAATTAGTCTCGATCAAATCGCTTTACTGGTCGGAATGGTGAAAGGGCCTTCTCTTTATAATCCGTGGCGTAATCCGCAAAATGCCTTAGAACGCCGTAATGTGGTGTTAAAGCTGATGCTTGACCACAAAATGATCGGTGGAGAACTTTACGAATTGCTCAGTAAACGCCCGCTCGGTGTACAAACCAAAGGGCAAATTTCACGTAAATACCCCGCATTCATTCAAACCCTGCAAACGGATTTACGCCGTCAGCTTGGTGAACATAAAATGTCCGGCTTACTCGGTGCCCGCATCTTCACCACAATGGATCTAAAACAGCAAGCACAATCTGAAAACGCCGTAGTAAACACCGTTTCCAAACTGCAAGTACAAACGAAAAATCCTCACTTAGAAGGGGCAATGATTGTAGCGGATTATCGTACCGGTGAAGTTCGTTCTATCGTGGGCGGATTACAAACCCAATATGCAGGTTTTAATCGTGCATTAATGGCAAAACGTCAAATTGGCTCGCTAGTAAAACCTTCGATTTATTTGACCGCACTTACTAACCCTGAACAATTCCGCTTAAACACGCCGATCAATAACCAGCCGATTACCATCAATGTAAAAGGCAGCCCGCCATGGCGACCGAGGAACTACGATCGTAAATACAGCGGCTCTGTGATGCTGATGGATGCGCTTGCCCGCTCCCTAAATATTCCAACGGTCAATATCGGTATGAAAGTCGGTTTAAGCAATGTAATTGACACACAAAAAGCAATGGGCTGGGATAATATAGAAATTCCTAAAGTACCGGCAATGCTGCTTGGTTCCTATTCTATTTCACCTTATGATGTAACAAAGCTCTATCAAACTATCGCCAATCAAGGCGGGAGAATTGAATTGACGACGATAGATAGCATTACCGATCGCCAAGGCAACCAAATTTATCAACACAATAAAGAAGCAAAACAAGTCGTACCGCAAGAAGCCGCTTTCCAAACCCTATTTGCAATGCAAAAAACGGTTGAACGAGGAACTGCACGCAGCCTACAACACGACTATGCGGATCTACATCTTGCAGGAAAAACCGGAACAACCAATGATGCTCGCGATACTTGGTTTGTCGGAATTGATGGAAAGAATGTGAGCACTATTTGGCTAGGGCGAGATGATAACGGAGAAACCAAACTCACCGGCGCATCCGGCGCATTACAAATTTACAAAGATTATCTCAATCGGGTTTACATTGAAAAATTAAAATTACAAAAACCGACCGACATAAAATGGATTGGCATTAATACATACGGCGGCTGGGATTGCAGTAGTTATCGCACAATTCCCGTATGGTCGAATAAAGGACAAAATTTCTGTTCATCGCCAAGCGGTAGCACTTCATCTATAACGACTACTGCTCCCTCCTCCACCGAAGCACCACAAGGTAGCCTATGGGATGTATTAGACAAAGCACCGATCACAGAGGCAAAACCTGAATAG
- a CDS encoding YacL family protein: protein MDFQFTAYSGNVSVKCSMEHIALANWFNTEVRSNPTGILTALSTARKLTENQEETLIGAEYTLFLNADEIIVRANNLAIESDEILEEDFHYYDEESIAFCGTQDFIHFLEAYVDFIA from the coding sequence ATGGATTTCCAATTCACCGCTTACTCGGGGAATGTTTCTGTTAAATGCTCGATGGAACACATTGCCCTTGCAAACTGGTTTAATACGGAAGTGCGGTCAAATCCGACAGGAATTTTGACCGCACTTTCTACCGCACGAAAACTCACTGAAAATCAAGAAGAAACCCTAATCGGTGCCGAATATACCTTGTTTCTAAATGCCGATGAAATAATAGTACGCGCCAATAACCTTGCCATAGAATCCGATGAAATTTTGGAAGAGGATTTTCATTATTATGATGAGGAAAGCATCGCTTTTTGCGGCACGCAGGATTTTATTCATTTTCTTGAAGCCTACGTTGATTTTATTGCCTAA
- the erpA gene encoding iron-sulfur cluster insertion protein ErpA — MTDNIAVPLTFTDAAANKVKNLISEEENNDLKLRVYITGGGCSGFQYGFTFDEKVNEGDLTIEKSGVKLVIDPMSLQYLIGGTVDYTEGLEGSRFVVNNPNATSTCGCGSSFSV, encoded by the coding sequence ATGACAGATAATATTGCAGTGCCGCTCACCTTCACCGATGCAGCCGCCAACAAAGTCAAAAATTTGATTAGTGAAGAAGAAAATAACGATCTGAAATTGCGCGTATATATCACCGGTGGTGGTTGCAGCGGTTTCCAATACGGTTTTACCTTTGATGAAAAAGTCAATGAAGGCGACCTGACTATTGAAAAATCCGGTGTAAAACTTGTGATTGACCCGATGAGTTTACAATATCTTATCGGTGGCACAGTGGATTATACCGAAGGTCTTGAAGGCTCTCGTTTTGTGGTAAACAACCCGAATGCAACCAGTACCTGCGGTTGCGGTTCGTCATTCAGCGTTTAA
- the map gene encoding type I methionyl aminopeptidase, translating to MSIPLRTEEEIVKLREACKLASDVLVMIEPYVKPGVTTEELDRICHEYMVNEQKVIPACLNYHGFPKATCISINEVVCHGIPSKDKVLKNGDIVNIDVTVIKDGYFGDNSKMYIVGGETNIRSQKLVEAAQEALYVGLRTVKPGIRLNEIGKAIQKYTEGQGFSVVREYCGHGVGTEFHCEPQVLHYYADDGGVILKPGMVFTIEPMINAGKKEVRLMGDGWTVKTKDRSHSAQYEHQIVVTETGCEVMTIRDEEIAEGRISRIMMNS from the coding sequence ATGTCTATTCCATTAAGAACCGAAGAAGAAATAGTAAAATTACGTGAAGCCTGCAAACTGGCTTCCGATGTGTTGGTGATGATTGAACCCTATGTAAAACCGGGGGTAACGACAGAGGAGCTTGATCGAATTTGTCACGAATATATGGTAAACGAACAAAAAGTGATTCCCGCCTGTTTAAATTATCACGGTTTTCCGAAAGCAACCTGTATTTCTATTAACGAAGTGGTTTGCCACGGTATTCCTAGTAAAGATAAAGTGCTTAAAAACGGTGATATTGTGAATATCGATGTAACGGTTATTAAAGACGGCTACTTTGGTGATAATTCAAAAATGTACATCGTGGGCGGCGAGACCAATATTCGTAGTCAAAAATTAGTCGAAGCGGCACAAGAAGCATTATATGTGGGGTTACGCACGGTAAAACCGGGCATCCGCTTAAATGAAATCGGTAAAGCGATACAAAAATACACAGAAGGGCAGGGGTTTAGTGTTGTACGGGAATATTGCGGGCACGGTGTTGGTACGGAATTTCATTGTGAACCCCAAGTTTTGCATTATTACGCCGATGATGGCGGTGTGATTTTAAAACCGGGAATGGTGTTTACCATTGAGCCGATGATTAACGCCGGTAAAAAGGAAGTTCGACTAATGGGAGACGGTTGGACGGTAAAAACCAAAGATCGCAGCCATTCCGCACAATATGAGCACCAAATCGTCGTAACCGAGACAGGCTGTGAAGTGATGACCATTCGTGATGAAGAAATTGCGGAAGGACGAATTTCACGGATTATGATGAATAGTTAA
- the glnD gene encoding bifunctional uridylyltransferase/uridylyl-removing protein GlnD: protein MLFPFEIISSLTPSAVKIQRENLKQFELAHFADFSIFSLIENRSDFYDAMLNQLWREMGLSEIFQLALIAVGGYGRKEMFPLSDLDFLILSEQPLTADTEEKIEQFVRFLWDSGFEVGHSVRTLAQCETEGKQDITIATNLLEARFLAGNRPHFEELQERVKRADFWSKEAFFNAKVQEQTERYHRYHNTAYNLEPDIKYSPGGLRDLHLLYWIALRHTGALTLEAILQSGFIYPQEYQRLQESQAFLFKVRFALHLILKRYDNRLLFDRQIKVSELLGFTEGGNQGVEKMMKRFFQALHRISLMSNLLIQDYREHFLSTHYDVFIHQLDDDFELVNGSLCLRNSNLFLQSPERILDLFFYLTQFEQAIIHPTTLRKLQLGLEQLPQKLCEIPAAREKFLRLFNQPNAIQRAFVPMHQYGVLTAYLPQWQAIEGLMQFDLFHIYTVDEHTLRVMLKLESFLHKESEIEHPICHQIFSQFSDRTLLYVAALFHDIAKGRGGDHAELGALDVVEFAELHGFDRREIDTLNWLVQSHLLMSITAQRRDIHDPEVVMKFAEAVQNQVRLDYLTCLTVADICATNATLWNSWKRSLFSSLYDFTKRQFRQGMLALLDYSEKSEENRRLAWRILTSDSTAYSEIAIQTLWARCPDEYFLRNSPKQIAGHTALLINFSGELLVKITNRFALGGTEVFIYCQDQPHLFNKVVTTIGAKKFSIHDAQIITTQDGYVLDSFIITELNGDLVKFDRRRELESALMLTLQSEMRPTLSLPPNRQLQHFSVKTDVRFLHESKTEQTEMELIALDKPGLLAEISRIFSDLNLNLLNAKITTVGEKAEDFFILKNQDDKALTLQEKENLREVIYRKIR from the coding sequence ATGCTTTTTCCCTTTGAAATCATTTCATCTTTAACCCCAAGTGCGGTCAAAATTCAGCGTGAAAATCTCAAGCAATTTGAATTGGCGCATTTTGCGGATTTCTCCATTTTTTCACTTATCGAAAATCGCAGCGATTTTTATGATGCGATGTTGAATCAACTATGGCGAGAAATGGGGTTGAGTGAAATCTTTCAACTGGCATTAATTGCCGTAGGCGGTTATGGCCGCAAGGAAATGTTTCCATTATCCGACTTGGATTTTCTTATTTTATCGGAACAACCGCTTACGGCCGATACGGAAGAAAAAATTGAGCAATTTGTACGATTTTTGTGGGATAGCGGTTTTGAAGTCGGGCATAGCGTGCGTACTTTAGCGCAATGTGAAACGGAAGGTAAACAAGATATTACGATTGCAACGAATTTATTGGAAGCCCGATTTCTTGCAGGAAATCGACCGCACTTTGAAGAGCTTCAGGAACGGGTGAAACGTGCTGATTTTTGGTCGAAGGAAGCGTTTTTCAATGCGAAAGTGCAAGAGCAAACCGAACGTTATCATCGCTATCACAACACGGCTTACAATCTGGAACCGGATATTAAATACAGCCCAGGCGGTTTGCGTGATTTGCATTTATTGTATTGGATTGCATTGCGCCATACCGGCGCGCTGACATTAGAGGCGATTTTACAAAGCGGATTTATTTATCCGCAAGAATATCAGCGTTTGCAAGAAAGCCAAGCCTTTTTATTTAAAGTGCGGTTTGCCTTGCATTTAATTTTGAAACGTTATGACAATCGTTTGTTGTTTGATCGTCAAATAAAAGTGAGCGAATTATTGGGTTTCACGGAGGGGGGCAATCAAGGCGTAGAAAAAATGATGAAGCGTTTTTTCCAAGCCTTACATCGTATTTCGCTGATGAGTAATTTATTAATCCAAGATTATCGCGAACATTTTCTTTCAACCCATTATGATGTCTTTATTCATCAATTGGATGATGATTTTGAATTAGTGAATGGCAGCTTATGCTTGCGTAATTCGAATTTATTTTTGCAAAGCCCCGAACGTATTTTAGATTTATTTTTTTATCTCACACAATTTGAACAGGCGATAATTCATCCTACGACGTTACGAAAACTACAACTCGGTCTTGAACAGCTACCGCAAAAATTATGCGAAATACCGGCTGCTCGTGAGAAGTTTTTACGATTATTTAATCAACCGAATGCGATTCAACGGGCTTTTGTTCCTATGCACCAATATGGCGTATTAACGGCTTATTTACCCCAATGGCAGGCAATCGAAGGCTTAATGCAATTTGATTTATTCCATATTTACACGGTAGATGAGCATACCTTGCGGGTGATGTTGAAACTGGAAAGTTTTTTGCATAAGGAAAGTGAAATCGAACACCCGATTTGCCATCAAATATTTAGTCAATTTTCTGACCGCACTTTACTTTATGTGGCGGCATTATTTCACGATATTGCAAAAGGACGAGGAGGGGATCATGCAGAACTTGGCGCGCTGGATGTGGTGGAATTTGCCGAGTTGCACGGTTTTGATCGGCGTGAAATTGATACTTTGAACTGGTTGGTTCAATCTCATTTATTGATGTCAATCACCGCACAACGTAGAGATATTCACGATCCGGAAGTCGTAATGAAATTCGCAGAAGCAGTACAAAATCAGGTTCGCTTAGATTATTTAACTTGCCTTACCGTTGCGGATATTTGTGCGACGAATGCTACGCTTTGGAATAGTTGGAAACGTTCGCTTTTTTCTTCTTTATACGATTTTACCAAACGACAGTTTCGCCAAGGTATGTTGGCATTGTTGGATTATTCGGAAAAATCGGAAGAAAATCGCCGTTTGGCGTGGCGAATTTTAACATCGGATTCGACCGCTTATTCGGAGATTGCCATTCAAACCTTATGGGCGCGTTGTCCGGATGAATATTTTTTACGTAACAGCCCGAAGCAAATTGCAGGGCATACCGCATTACTGATTAATTTTTCAGGCGAATTATTAGTCAAAATTACCAATCGTTTTGCTTTAGGTGGGACAGAAGTCTTTATTTACTGCCAAGATCAACCGCATCTATTTAATAAAGTGGTTACCACCATCGGTGCAAAAAAATTCAGTATTCACGATGCGCAAATTATTACAACACAAGATGGTTATGTGCTTGATAGTTTTATCATTACGGAACTAAATGGTGATTTGGTGAAATTTGATCGTCGTCGTGAATTAGAAAGTGCATTAATGCTGACGTTACAAAGTGAAATGCGCCCGACTTTATCACTTCCACCTAATCGCCAATTGCAACATTTTTCGGTAAAAACCGATGTGCGCTTCTTACATGAAAGTAAAACGGAACAGACGGAAATGGAATTGATCGCTTTAGATAAACCCGGGTTATTAGCCGAAATAAGCCGGATCTTTAGTGATCTCAATTTGAATTTATTGAATGCCAAAATTACCACTGTAGGTGAAAAAGCGGAGGATTTCTTTATTTTAAAAAATCAAGACGATAAAGCTTTAACTTTACAAGAAAAAGAAAATTTGCGTGAAGTGATTTATCGGAAAATTAGGTAA
- a CDS encoding bile acid:sodium symporter family protein, whose product MQSLLKFTQFISKTFALWAIVFAVLAFLFPAEFKIFAPYIPYLLGLVMFGMGITLTFNDFGEVAKHPKAVFIGVAGQFFIMPAIAFFLANAFSLPSDLAIGVILVGSCPGGTSSNVMTYLAKGNTALSVACTTISTLLSPLLTPAIFYVLASQWLDIDASAMFMSVLKMVLFPIFLGLIARTLFKNAIVQASQITPLISVVSIVLILAAVVAVSKDKIVESGLLIFSVVVLHNCFGYLIGFLAARLLRLNTADSKAIAIEVGMQNSGLGAALAAAHFNPIAAVPSALFSFWHNVSGPVLANIFSNMKNK is encoded by the coding sequence ATGCAATCACTACTTAAATTCACTCAATTTATCAGTAAAACTTTTGCATTATGGGCAATTGTTTTCGCTGTGCTCGCATTTCTATTTCCGGCAGAGTTTAAAATCTTCGCCCCCTACATTCCTTACCTGCTAGGCTTAGTCATGTTCGGGATGGGGATTACGCTCACTTTCAACGATTTCGGTGAAGTGGCAAAACATCCGAAAGCCGTATTTATCGGTGTCGCAGGACAATTTTTCATTATGCCGGCTATCGCATTCTTTTTAGCAAATGCTTTCAGTTTACCTTCTGATCTCGCTATCGGTGTAATTTTAGTCGGCTCTTGCCCTGGTGGCACATCTTCAAACGTAATGACCTATCTTGCGAAAGGCAATACGGCACTTTCCGTAGCTTGTACCACAATCTCAACCTTACTTTCACCACTTTTAACGCCTGCAATTTTTTATGTATTAGCAAGTCAATGGTTAGATATTGATGCCTCCGCAATGTTTATGTCGGTGCTAAAAATGGTGCTTTTCCCAATTTTCTTAGGTTTAATCGCTCGGACGCTATTTAAAAATGCCATTGTACAAGCAAGCCAAATCACCCCGTTGATTTCCGTCGTATCCATTGTGTTAATTTTGGCGGCTGTCGTTGCTGTGAGTAAAGATAAAATCGTAGAATCCGGTTTGCTCATTTTTAGCGTAGTGGTACTACATAATTGCTTTGGCTATCTCATTGGTTTCCTTGCCGCAAGATTGCTCAGACTCAATACGGCAGACAGCAAAGCTATTGCCATTGAAGTCGGTATGCAAAACTCCGGTTTAGGTGCAGCTCTTGCCGCGGCACACTTCAACCCAATCGCCGCCGTACCAAGCGCTTTATTCAGTTTCTGGCACAATGTTTCCGGTCCGGTCTTGGCAAATATTTTCTCAAATATGAAAAATAAGTAG
- a CDS encoding ATP-binding cassette domain-containing protein — MSLLQVANLSKTFDSPAHWFGSNKSYAVENISFNLDQKQTLAIIGKNGSGKSTLVKMIAGMIKPTCGEIKFNGTTLNFEDTHYRAQHIRMVFQDVNSAFNPRQNIGQALDAPLRLTTDWNEEKRNQKIFETLAMVGLYPDYTNLKIKNLSVSQKQRIALARAFILEPEIIIVDDALGSLDSSVRVQLLNLSLDLQERLGVSYIYVGQDLGLIKHMADHVLVMDEGKMIEYGTPQELFCHPQTTITKRLVESHFGRLLDETSWVSTDKDD, encoded by the coding sequence ATGTCATTATTGCAAGTGGCGAATCTCAGTAAAACCTTTGATAGTCCTGCCCATTGGTTTGGCTCAAACAAATCTTATGCCGTAGAAAATATTAGTTTTAACCTTGACCAAAAACAAACGCTCGCCATTATCGGTAAAAACGGTTCGGGAAAATCAACTTTAGTAAAAATGATTGCAGGGATGATAAAGCCCACCTGCGGTGAAATTAAATTTAACGGAACCACGCTAAATTTTGAAGATACTCATTACCGCGCCCAACATATTCGTATGGTATTCCAAGATGTCAATTCCGCCTTCAATCCCCGTCAAAATATCGGGCAAGCATTAGATGCACCTTTGCGTCTAACGACAGATTGGAATGAAGAAAAACGAAATCAAAAGATTTTTGAGACCCTAGCAATGGTGGGGCTTTATCCCGACTACACAAATTTAAAAATAAAAAATCTTTCCGTAAGCCAAAAACAACGGATCGCACTGGCGCGAGCTTTTATTCTCGAACCTGAAATTATTATCGTTGATGATGCGCTAGGTTCATTGGATAGCTCCGTACGAGTGCAACTACTCAACCTTTCTTTAGATTTACAAGAACGCCTAGGCGTATCCTATATTTATGTCGGACAAGATCTCGGCTTGATAAAACATATGGCTGACCATGTGCTTGTGATGGATGAAGGCAAAATGATTGAATACGGCACACCGCAAGAACTTTTCTGCCATCCTCAAACAACTATCACAAAACGACTGGTGGAAAGCCATTTCGGCAGACTGCTTGATGAAACTTCATGGGTTAGCACTGATAAAGATGATTGA
- a CDS encoding oligopeptide/dipeptide ABC transporter ATP-binding protein: MALLDIRNLNIEIKTPNGRIKIVDGVNLTLNEGEILGLVGESGSGKSLIAKVIGNSIKEDWVVTADRFRFNDIELLKLSPSQRRKLVGKEISMIFQDPLTCLDPSRKIGKQLIQSIPNWTFRGKWWQWFGWKKRRAIELLHRVGIKAHKDIMASYPNDLTEGEGQKVMIAIAVANQPRLLIADEPTYALESITALQVSRLLSSMNQNLGTSILLASNNIRDISDLCHNISVLYCGQNTEYAPTQTLLKTPHHPYTQALIHSVPDFTKPLGFKTKLGALEGTVPILEQMPMGCRLGPRCPFAQKQCIQKPARYRIKQHEFSCHFPINFREKRVKEAMPNSPLTLSTEPNNKE, from the coding sequence ATGGCGTTACTGGATATACGAAATCTCAATATTGAAATTAAGACTCCAAACGGTCGAATCAAAATCGTTGACGGTGTAAATTTAACCCTCAATGAAGGAGAAATATTGGGTTTGGTCGGCGAATCAGGCTCCGGCAAAAGTTTGATTGCCAAAGTCATCGGCAATTCCATTAAAGAAGATTGGGTTGTCACGGCAGATCGTTTCCGTTTCAATGATATCGAATTATTAAAACTTTCCCCTAGCCAGCGCAGAAAATTAGTCGGAAAAGAAATTTCGATGATTTTCCAAGATCCGCTCACCTGCCTTGACCCAAGTCGAAAAATCGGCAAACAGCTTATTCAAAGCATTCCTAATTGGACATTTCGCGGAAAATGGTGGCAGTGGTTCGGCTGGAAAAAACGTCGAGCCATTGAGTTACTACATCGTGTCGGCATAAAAGCACATAAAGACATTATGGCAAGTTATCCCAATGATCTCACCGAAGGTGAAGGACAGAAAGTAATGATCGCCATTGCCGTGGCGAATCAACCTCGTTTGTTAATTGCAGACGAACCTACTTATGCGCTTGAATCCATCACGGCGTTGCAAGTTTCCCGTTTACTTTCAAGTATGAATCAAAACTTAGGAACAAGCATTCTTTTGGCAAGTAATAATATTCGCGACATCAGCGACCTTTGTCACAATATCTCCGTATTGTATTGCGGGCAAAACACGGAATACGCGCCAACGCAAACGTTGTTAAAAACACCACATCACCCTTACACGCAAGCACTTATTCATTCTGTCCCCGATTTCACCAAACCGCTTGGTTTTAAAACCAAATTAGGGGCATTGGAAGGTACGGTGCCGATTTTAGAACAAATGCCGATGGGCTGCCGTTTAGGGCCTCGTTGCCCATTTGCACAAAAACAATGTATTCAAAAGCCGGCCCGTTATCGTATTAAACAACACGAATTCTCTTGCCATTTCCCGATTAACTTTAGAGAAAAGAGAGTGAAGGAAGCAATGCCTAATTCCCCGTTAACCTTATCCACCGAACCGAACAATAAGGAATAA
- a CDS encoding ABC transporter permease subunit, translating into MQDKEPDEFRESTSIYQIWLQFRKNRVALFSFYLFLLIILTALFAPFIAPYSDSMEFVGKELMPPSWVEKGEIAFFFGTDDLARDVLSRVLIGARYTVGSSLIVVIFIALIGGALGIWAGISGGFKARFLGHIFDTFLSIPILLIAIIISTFMEPSLINAMVSTLLAILPYFIHAVYHAIQQELKKEYVIMLKLDGISDSELLRSTILPNITVTYIQEISRAFVVAILDISALSFISLGAQRPMPEWGAMIKDSLELIYLAPWAVLLPGFAIIITILLSIIFTHGLCKAINQYYQ; encoded by the coding sequence ATGCAAGATAAAGAACCTGATGAATTTCGTGAAAGCACATCAATCTATCAAATTTGGTTACAATTTCGTAAAAATCGTGTAGCCCTGTTTAGTTTTTACCTCTTTCTTTTGATCATTTTGACCGCACTTTTTGCGCCTTTTATCGCACCATATAGCGATAGTATGGAGTTTGTAGGGAAAGAATTAATGCCACCTTCTTGGGTAGAAAAGGGAGAAATCGCCTTCTTCTTCGGCACGGACGATCTCGCTCGTGATGTATTAAGCCGTGTTCTTATCGGTGCGCGCTATACCGTGGGTTCTTCCCTTATCGTTGTCATATTCATCGCCCTTATCGGTGGTGCGCTAGGAATTTGGGCGGGAATATCGGGCGGGTTCAAAGCACGCTTTCTTGGGCATATTTTCGATACGTTTTTATCGATCCCGATTTTACTCATTGCGATCATTATTTCCACATTCATGGAACCGAGTTTGATCAATGCGATGGTATCGACACTATTGGCGATACTGCCCTATTTTATCCACGCCGTTTATCACGCTATTCAACAAGAACTCAAAAAAGAATATGTGATAATGTTAAAGTTGGACGGGATATCCGATAGTGAATTACTGCGTAGCACGATTTTACCGAATATTACCGTTACCTATATTCAAGAAATCTCACGGGCATTTGTGGTGGCGATTTTGGATATTAGTGCCTTGAGTTTTATCTCTCTCGGTGCGCAACGACCGATGCCGGAATGGGGAGCAATGATTAAGGATTCTCTCGAACTCATTTATCTTGCTCCTTGGGCTGTTTTGCTTCCCGGTTTTGCGATTATCATCACAATTTTATTAAGCATTATATTTACTCACGGCTTGTGCAAAGCCATTAATCAGTATTATCAATAA